The Armatimonadota bacterium genome includes a region encoding these proteins:
- the tkt gene encoding transketolase has translation MDGVQQANSGHPGLPMGAAAMGYAVWARHLKHNPKNPDWFDRDRFVLSAGHGSMLLYSLLHLTGYDVSLDDLKAFRQWGSRTPGHPENTLTPGVEMATGPLGQGLSTAVGMAIAERHLAASYNKPGFDLIGHFTYVICSDGDLMEGVTNEACSLAGHLRLGKLIALYDDNGITIDGSTKIAFTEDVPARFAALGWHTQTVDGMDVDAVDRAIQAARAHTDAPSLIACKTTIGFGSPNKAGTSKVHGAPLGAEEVDLAKQRLGIPLEPKFLVPDAVREAMGKAVACGAAAEAAWKERLSAYRSAYPEEAMRLDRALAGELPADLAERLPKFEKPTSTRVAGSETLQVLAQEVPYLVGGSADLAESNLTHLKGIPEFQPETPEGRNIAFGIREHAMGCIVNGINRHGGLRAYGASFLVFSDYCRPAIRLAALMHCPSIFVFTHDSIGLGEDGPTHQPVEHLMSLRAIPNLNVMRPADAAETAACWQLALERKDGPSLLALTRQNLPVITERGDQVLGLSGPQESGHEHQTTRKPENLLSPPEHPSSSHPARLGGYILNEASSGSPKVILVATGSETSVALQARDILEAEGIATRVVNLPSAFLFERQSAGYRASVLPDRGRTVSVEAGVTLGWERYATAHVGLDHFGASAPGPKLMEEFGFTAQHVAEVGRRVAVDG, from the coding sequence ATGGACGGCGTGCAGCAGGCCAATTCGGGCCATCCTGGGCTCCCCATGGGCGCCGCAGCGATGGGCTACGCGGTCTGGGCAAGGCACCTCAAACACAACCCCAAGAACCCAGATTGGTTTGATCGCGACCGCTTCGTGCTCTCCGCCGGGCACGGGTCGATGCTCCTCTATTCGCTGCTCCACCTGACCGGCTACGACGTCAGCCTCGACGATCTGAAAGCGTTTCGCCAGTGGGGAAGCCGCACGCCGGGCCACCCTGAGAACACCCTCACCCCCGGAGTTGAAATGGCCACCGGACCGCTCGGCCAAGGGCTCTCCACGGCGGTCGGCATGGCCATCGCCGAGCGTCACCTCGCTGCCAGCTACAACAAGCCCGGTTTCGACTTGATCGGCCACTTCACCTATGTGATCTGCTCGGACGGCGACCTGATGGAGGGCGTAACCAACGAGGCCTGCTCGCTGGCCGGGCATCTGAGGCTCGGCAAGCTGATCGCCCTATACGACGATAACGGCATCACCATCGACGGCTCGACCAAGATCGCGTTCACCGAGGATGTTCCCGCCCGGTTCGCCGCGCTGGGATGGCATACGCAGACCGTGGACGGGATGGACGTGGACGCCGTGGATCGGGCCATTCAGGCGGCCCGGGCCCACACCGATGCCCCGAGCCTCATCGCGTGCAAGACCACCATCGGCTTCGGCAGCCCGAACAAAGCTGGGACCTCGAAGGTTCACGGAGCACCCTTGGGGGCGGAAGAAGTGGACCTGGCCAAGCAGAGGCTGGGGATTCCGCTGGAGCCGAAGTTCCTTGTGCCCGATGCGGTGCGGGAGGCTATGGGCAAAGCCGTGGCGTGTGGGGCGGCTGCCGAAGCGGCTTGGAAGGAGCGGCTCAGCGCGTACCGAAGCGCCTATCCCGAGGAGGCGATGCGGCTGGATCGAGCCCTAGCAGGAGAACTCCCCGCAGACCTCGCCGAGCGACTTCCCAAGTTCGAAAAGCCCACCTCGACCCGGGTCGCGGGGTCAGAGACCCTTCAGGTCCTGGCGCAAGAGGTCCCCTACCTGGTGGGAGGCAGCGCGGACCTGGCCGAGAGCAACCTCACCCATCTTAAGGGAATTCCCGAATTCCAGCCGGAGACCCCCGAGGGGCGCAATATCGCGTTCGGCATTCGGGAGCATGCGATGGGTTGCATCGTGAACGGCATCAACCGGCACGGCGGCCTCCGGGCCTATGGCGCCAGCTTCCTGGTCTTTAGCGATTACTGCCGCCCGGCGATCCGGCTCGCAGCCCTCATGCACTGCCCCTCGATCTTCGTGTTCACGCACGATTCCATCGGCCTTGGCGAAGACGGCCCCACGCACCAGCCGGTCGAGCACCTGATGAGCCTGAGGGCGATCCCGAACCTGAACGTGATGCGCCCCGCCGACGCCGCCGAGACAGCGGCCTGTTGGCAACTCGCATTGGAACGAAAAGACGGGCCCTCTCTGCTGGCGCTGACGCGGCAGAATCTGCCGGTGATCACGGAGAGGGGTGATCAGGTTCTCGGGTTGTCGGGTCCTCAGGAATCCGGGCACGAACACCAGACAACCCGAAAACCTGAAAACCTCCTCTCCCCACCTGAGCACCCCTCCTCCTCTCACCCTGCCCGGTTGGGGGGCTACATCCTGAATGAGGCGTCTTCGGGGTCCCCAAAGGTCATCCTGGTGGCGACCGGGAGTGAGACGTCGGTGGCGCTGCAGGCGCGCGACATCCTGGAGGCGGAGGGAATCGCCACGCGGGTCGTGAACCTGCCCAGTGCGTTTCTGTTCGAAAGGCAGTCGGCGGGGTATCGAGCCTCAGTGCTGCCAGACCGGGGGCGCACCGTGTCGGTCGAGGCGGGAGTGACGCTGGGTTGGGAAAGGTATGCCACTGCCCACGTCGGGCTGGACCATTTTGGGGCGTCTGCGCCGGGTCCGAAGCTAATGGAGGAGTTTGGGTTCACGGCCCAGCACGTGGCGGAAGTTGGACGGCGGGTGGCAGTTGACGGTTGA